Part of the Rhizobium viscosum genome is shown below.
TGGAACGCTAAAATATTGATCATGGACGAGCCGACCGCAGCGCTAGGGGTACCCGAGCAGCGGAAGGTGGTCTCGCTGATCAAGTCGCTGAAGTCCCAGGGCAAAGGTGTGATCTTCATTTCCCATAACCTGCAGGACATCTTCGCGGTCTCCGATCGCATCGTCGTCCTCAGAAGAGGCGTCGTGGCCGGTGCTCGCAACATCGTGGACACCGACCACAATGAAGTCGTCAAGCTGATGGTCGGCGGCTAGGCGCTACAACACAAAGCGCATCAACGCCAACCCAACACTGAAAGGCATTGTAAGGAAGGCTCGCAATGTTTGGATTAGAAGACAAAAAGATACTCGTGACCGGGGGCAGTGGCGGCATCGGTATGGCAACCGCTGGACCTCGGAGGATGACATCGCTTCTGCGATCGTTTTCCTCTTGGGTAGCAGCGCTGCGATGATTACCGGGGTTTCGTTGCCGATCGATGGCGGTTTCACCACCGGCTGAGGGTTGCCAGAAAAGGGGGTAAACACCCATCCCCGAAGCCTCTCTCAAATTATTGGAATTCCAATGGCCACAGCTCTCTCTGTAAACTTGAATGCGATCGCCTTCCTGAGAAATCGTCGCGACCTTCCATGGCCGAGCGTCGAGGGTATCGGGCGCATCGCGCTTGAGGCCGGTGCTCAGGGTCTTACCGTCCATCCAAGGCCCGACCAACGTCACATCCGGTTATCGGACCTGCCGGTTCTGAGGGAACTAATTGATAAGTTCGCCGATACGGAATTCAATATCGAGGGTTATCCAACACGTGAATTTCTCGATCTCTGTATCGATGCACGTGCTGATCAGGTCACCCTCGTACCAGACGATCCATCTCAAGCGACGTCGGACCACGGCTGGGATGTTCGCAGGCACAAAGCCTTCCTAGCCGAGACCACGGCCGAACTGAAACGCTACGGGATACGTGTTTCGTTGTTCGCGGATGGCGACGGCGATCAGGAGGCGATGGAAGTCGTTCGGGACATTGGTGCTGACCGCATCGAACTCTACACCGGTCCCTATGGAGGCTGCTTCGATGACCCTAAGCGGGCGTCGTCTATTTTGGAGCTTCTGGGCAGGACCGCTGACGCAGCCCGGGCCATGGGCCTGGATGTCAATGCCGGCCACGATCTGACTGTTGCGAACCTGCTGAACTTGATTGGCAGAATTCCCAATCTCGCAGAGGTTTCCATCGGCCACGATCTGACGGCCGATGCATTGATTCACGGAATGGCCGAGACCGTTCGGCGTTTCAGGCGCGCCTGCGGCCAAGAACTCTAATTCGGATTTTTGGGACTGCCATGAGTGACATCAGGTTGGTGATTTTTGACTGCGACGGCGTGCTGGTGGATTCCGAGATTCTCGGGATCACCATTGAAAAGGAGCTACTGGCGAGCGCCGGCTACGATATCAGCATTCCGATGCTGACGGAGCGTTTCAGTGGGATGAGCTGGCAGGACATACTGACGATCATCGAGGCGGAAAGCGGTCTGAGCCTGATGTCCAAGCTCCTCGACAAGACTGAAACCGAACTTGACATTCGACTTCCGAAAGAGGTCGAGGCGGTCGATGGAGTCCGGGCTGCGCTCAAGACCCTCCAGTTCCCCAAGTGCGTGTGCTCGAACACAAAGATGTCTCGGCTAGACGCAATGCTGGAGAGGCATGGCCTACGCCAATTCTTCGGTGCCAGCGTCTTTTCAGCGAAAGACCTCGGCGAGGGGAGATCGAAGCCGAAGCCGGACATTTTCTTGTTCGGAGCGAAGAAGATGGGCGTTGAGCCGGTGCACACTGTAGTAGTTGAGGATTCTATTCACGGCGTTCAGGCGGCACGTTCGGCGGGCATGCGTGTTGTAGGCTTTACCGGAGGAACGCACACATTCCCGGGTCATGCGGCGAACCTCATCGAGGCTGGCGCGCATACGATCGTATCGCATATGCGAGACCTTTCCGCAGCCGTCAGCGAAATCGCAACCTACGAACCAGGCTAACCGCAGGCCGGCTATCCAATTGATACTGACCTTGCCCCTGGAAAATTCCAGTTCCAAATGGCCTAAATTATTGGGGGCACGTCAGATGCAAATACGTCTCTCGATACAGTTGTTCGCCACATCGAGTATCTCATCAACCGCGTTGGTGAGGACCGGGTAGCGCTTGGATCAGATTTTGACGGCACCACGGTGCCGAGCCAGATTAAGGATGTCAGTGGAGTGCCGCACCTGTTCGAGGCGCTATGGGTAGAGCCGGATTTGGTCGGCGAACGATATCGAAATTCGCTTCTGAAAACTGGCTTAGGGTGTTTAGGCTCACTTGGAAGTGATGCTTCGTGCTTCGTTAGCGCTGAGATACTTGGGGCGTGAGGTCTTGTATAGGCTCGCGAAATGTAAATGGCATGTTCCATGAATAGCCCCGTTCGGCCATAATAGGATACCCAATGAAGGACCGCATTTTACAATGTCGCAAATCCTGCCAGCGAGATCGGTGAGTGCGAAACAAGTTCACGAAGGAGCCTCCCGCCTCAGGGAGGAAGCGCCCGCCGCCTAGCGGCCGATCGACCAGGTTGTCGATCCGATGGTCGAGGCGGGACTCGTGGCTCGCGTGGCGAAAATAAGCCCCGTGCTCACCGTCAAAGGCTGACGTCATGCCCTCAACGCTCGACCGCTGCGGTCAATTAACGCACGGCCGCGGTCGAGCCGTCTCCGCTGACGAGGCCGGCCTTTGTCGCTCCGTACCTGAAGGCGGCGATGGCCTCTTTCGAGCTGACAGGCCAATTCCGCATGTACGAATCGACCGTGAAGTCTGGAAACTCGGTTCGTATTCGCTGGGCAAGCGCCCGGGCCTCTTCTGTCTTTCCGAGCCGCGCGCTTGCCATAGCTCGTATCATCAGGGATTCGCCGTGGACAGGAGCTTTGAGGGCGGCCTCGATCGCCGCCTGGTCGTTTCCTGCGACGTACTGCGCGATCGAAAGAGCCGCCGAGTACCAGGATGGCGCGCTGGGGTTCAAGCTCATCGCCCTTTCGGCCAGAGCCACGCTACGCTCGGCGTCGCCGACCACGAGCGGCATGTTGTAGGCCATCAATGCGAGATTGTCCGCATCGTTCGGAGCCAGAGATATGGTCCGCTCGAAGTCTTCGCCGGCACCTTTCAGGTCGCCGTCGGCCGCGCGCAAGGTGGCCCTTTGTCCTAAAGCGACCCAGTCGTTGGGGTCGATTTCCAGGGCGTGAAGTGTGTCCTGCCGGAACGTTCGCATGGCCCCATCGGCATCGCTCGAATATCCGAGGGTGCCTACGACGGAGTAGGCGATCCCCAGTTCGCTCCACGCCCGTGCGAATTGCGGGTCGAGGGCGACGGCCTTCTCGAGATAGTCAATCCCTGCCTGAACGTCGTCCCTGGTTCCGAGTTGAAAGCGGTCAGTACCCAAGAGATAGAGATCGTAAGCATCGAGGCTCGAGGGCGGCTTGCGACGGGCCACAGCGCGGCTGTCCTTGGCGATCTCTCCGTATCGCGGCGAGGCGATGCTGCCGACGACCCTGCCTGTGATCTCGTCCTGTACCGCGAACAGATCGTCCGGCGACCGATCATACCGTTCGGCCCAAACGTGGGTTCCGGTGGCGGTGTCGATCAACTGGGCTGTGACCCTCAGGAAGTCTCCCCTGGCCTGGACACTGCCCTCCAGCACATAGCGCACGCCGAGTTCGCGGCCGACCTGCCTGACGTCGGGGCTTTTGTCCTTGTAAGCGAAGCTGGAGTTCCTGGCGATGACGAATATCTCGGGGTGCCGTGCGAGGTCGGTTATGATGTCCTCGCTCAGTCCGGATGCGAGCCTTTCCCACCGTTCGTTGCCGTCGAGGTCGTTGAAGGGAAGAACGGCGATCGTACGCATGTCGTCCGGCCGTCTCTCGGCCCAAAACGCCCAGCCGATGGCGAGGATGGCCACCGCTGCTGTCAGAGCGATCCCCCATTTCAAATGCGGACGCATTCTTAAACGCCAAGGGCGGCCGGAACCGGAAAGCCGCAGCGTGTAGGTCCGCACCGGGCGGGAGATGTTTTTGACGCGATGCTCGCCCGCGTAGTCTATGGGCACGGCGACCTTGCCCTGCAGCTGATCGAACACGGTGCCCGAAATCAGCACGGCTCCGGGTTTGCAAAGCTGCTCCAGTCTGGCGGCCACATTGACACCGTCGCCAAGGAGGTCGCCATCCTCCGCGACGACGTCGCCGAGATTGATGCCGATTCGCAACACGACCCTTTGGTTTGCCGCAACGGCCGCTTGTTGGGCCGACAGCGTCGCCTGGATGGCGATGGCGCAATTGACCGCGTCGACAACAGAGGCAAACTCGGCGATCGCGCCATCGCCCATGAGCTTGACCATCCGCCCTCCGTGATTGTCGATCAGTGGATCGAAGATGTCGCGATGAAGGTGCCTGACCGAGGACAAGGTGGCCTTCTCGTCGTCCTCCATCAACCGGGAGAACCCGACGATATCGGCGGCGAGGATGGCCACCAGACGGCGATGTGCTTGCTCTCCCACGGTAGCCACCCAACTTCGTTACGCAAACGGCACAACTCGGGCTGCCTCAACATCGGCTCGGGCTTATCATACCCTCGTTGAGGACTGAGCGCGATAGCCAGCTGAGAGCGTGGGCAGGGCTTTTGCTTTCGGGGAGGCAACAGGCGTCGTCCAGACTTCAGCAGAGCTTTTGCGACGGCGGGGCTTGTTGCGTCGAGGTCTTCGCGGGCCGTCGGAATTGAAGTGGTTTGCCACAACGACCTGTCCCCTTGCAATTTCGTGTTTAGCGCCGGACGACCGCTGGCAATCATCGACTTCGACAGCGCATCACCGGTACCTCGGATGCACGATCTTGGCTACGCCGCATGGATGTGGCTCGATCTCGGTGACGACGATATCGAGCCTGATCTGCAACGACGCCGATTGACCCTGTTCTGCAAGGCCTATGATACCGAGTGGATTTTCCGCGTGTCATCGATTTTATTTTACTGCGACAGCGGATTCTGCTTGCGCAGGGGCGACGCATTGGTGATGTGGCTATGGAACGCTGGGCGGCCGATTGCCACGAATGGACCATCAGGTACCTCCACAATATGTTCGACCCATCGGACGCCAATAGCGGGGCCACAGACACCGGAAACTTCTAGTCGGGGCGAATACCCACGAACCGGGTTGTTTCATCAATTTTGATTTGAACTCCCCGAAAAATTCGCGTTTAAATTTTGGCGAGCGGTCCACCATGGACCATTCGAGGGGCGCAAAGGGGTTTGCCGACACATCACCCGATTTCACGCGCGTCCTCATCATAGGAAACGGCGGCTCCGGCAAGACCTGGCTCGCCCGTCGTATCGCGGAACGGCTTCGCTATCCCGTCGGGCTGACAAAGCATTGAAATCGAGCGCGTCCAACGGAGGAAGTTGGCATGAACGAGCAGTTCCTACGGCTGCAAGGGGTTGTTCTCAATAGCCCTTTGTTGCCGGTCCTCCTGGATGATTGGGAGAAGGTTGCTCTGCCAGATTCCTGGCTCGTGACTGGGGCGATTGCTCAAACGGTATGGAACCATCGGGTGGGGCTCCCTCTGCCTCATGGCATCAATGACGTCGATATCGTCTATTTCGATGCCAACGACCTCTCTGAGGATGCCGAAGCGGAACACGCAGCTCGAATACGCAACGCCTTTTCCGAACTGGGCGTTTGGATCGATGTGAAAAATGAGGCAAGAGTTCACCTCTGGTATGAGACGAAATTCGGCTATCCGATCAAACCCTACCTGTCGACCGTCGATGCTATAGCGACGTTTCCGACGACGGCCACGGCGGTTGGCCTTCGCCCCAGCAATGGCCGACTCGAGTTTTGCGCTCCCTTCGGCCTTTCCGATCTCCTTGATGGTATTGTCCGTCCGAACAAGAGCCAGGTCAGGCAGGAGATTTACGAGCAGAAGGTCAACCGATGGATCAAAATATGGCCAAAGCTCCGTGTAGCGCCTTGGGCTGAGGAAGAAGAATGAGGAGCTTTATCGGTACCGATCCCGCTCCGGCGGGAGGACCCGACTCGGCGATGCGTTTTAAACGCCGAGGTCGCCGATCTGTACGTTCAAAGTTCCATTCGCATGATGCATCCTCAATGAAGGGCAGCTGCTGTGATCCGAACTAAGGTCGATGCGCTGTGGTTTAAGTGTTGCTCCGCATATCACCTGCAGCTTTTTCCCGCCTCTCAGACGGTGTCAAAGCTCGTCGCGCTGCAAGACATGATCGAGCGCGAGTGCGATGGTCCGCTGTTGCGGGTGCCCGCACAGGGCTTGCACATGACGGTTGTGACATTGCTCAATGCAGCAAGCCAACTCAGCACATCGAATGACGAGGTCTGGAGTTTGAAAGGCAAGGGGTGGCAGGAAACCATAGAAAGGTCGCTCAGCGCGACATTTCCCTTCGACATCTGTTTCCGTGAAGTCGCCGCATCAGAAGCCGCTATTTTCCTGATGGCGCAGGAGCCGCCGGAGCTGCGGCGGCTTCGTTCAACCATATCCGCTGCCGTTTCGTTCGAAGATTGGAGGCCGAAACCACCGCGTATAGGTCACATAACGCTATTCAGGTTCTCTGCGGAAGAATGGCTGTCTATGCCAAACATCGATGCCGGGTTGTTGCCCATCGAATTCAAAGTGGAAACCCTCCAGTTAGTGAAAGAGCGAAGGTACCCAAGCGTGGAGGTCGACATGCTCGGGGAACTCCCATTTCGGGGCGCGAGCATGTCGTGACATTCGCCGCGGCGACATCCGACTTCCATCGTCAGGCGTGGAGCGGCCTTTCCCGATTTGGCGGCCGCCGGTAAAGGATCAATCCTGTCGTGTGGAGTGATCTTCGATGGCCGCGATATATCTCGCGACCGATCGCTCGACGACACGCGATCCGTCATGTTTGATCGTCCTGCCTGAAAATCCGCCGTAGATCGCCTCGAAGCGGTATGGACG
Proteins encoded:
- a CDS encoding AAA family ATPase, whose protein sequence is MDHSRGAKGFADTSPDFTRVLIIGNGGSGKTWLARRIAERLRYPVGLTKH
- a CDS encoding adenylate/guanylate cyclase domain-containing protein, encoding MGEQAHRRLVAILAADIVGFSRLMEDDEKATLSSVRHLHRDIFDPLIDNHGGRMVKLMGDGAIAEFASVVDAVNCAIAIQATLSAQQAAVAANQRVVLRIGINLGDVVAEDGDLLGDGVNVAARLEQLCKPGAVLISGTVFDQLQGKVAVPIDYAGEHRVKNISRPVRTYTLRLSGSGRPWRLRMRPHLKWGIALTAAVAILAIGWAFWAERRPDDMRTIAVLPFNDLDGNERWERLASGLSEDIITDLARHPEIFVIARNSSFAYKDKSPDVRQVGRELGVRYVLEGSVQARGDFLRVTAQLIDTATGTHVWAERYDRSPDDLFAVQDEITGRVVGSIASPRYGEIAKDSRAVARRKPPSSLDAYDLYLLGTDRFQLGTRDDVQAGIDYLEKAVALDPQFARAWSELGIAYSVVGTLGYSSDADGAMRTFRQDTLHALEIDPNDWVALGQRATLRAADGDLKGAGEDFERTISLAPNDADNLALMAYNMPLVVGDAERSVALAERAMSLNPSAPSWYSAALSIAQYVAGNDQAAIEAALKAPVHGESLMIRAMASARLGKTEEARALAQRIRTEFPDFTVDSYMRNWPVSSKEAIAAFRYGATKAGLVSGDGSTAAVR
- a CDS encoding 2'-5' RNA ligase family protein; translation: MIRTKVDALWFKCCSAYHLQLFPASQTVSKLVALQDMIERECDGPLLRVPAQGLHMTVVTLLNAASQLSTSNDEVWSLKGKGWQETIERSLSATFPFDICFREVAASEAAIFLMAQEPPELRRLRSTISAAVSFEDWRPKPPRIGHITLFRFSAEEWLSMPNIDAGLLPIEFKVETLQLVKERRYPSVEVDMLGELPFRGASMS
- a CDS encoding phosphotransferase; translated protein: MVCHNDLSPCNFVFSAGRPLAIIDFDSASPVPRMHDLGYAAWMWLDLGDDDIEPDLQRRRLTLFCKAYDTEWIFRVSSILFYCDSGFCLRRGDALVMWLWNAGRPIATNGPSGTSTICSTHRTPIAGPQTPETSSRGEYPRTGLFHQF
- a CDS encoding HAD family hydrolase produces the protein MSDIRLVIFDCDGVLVDSEILGITIEKELLASAGYDISIPMLTERFSGMSWQDILTIIEAESGLSLMSKLLDKTETELDIRLPKEVEAVDGVRAALKTLQFPKCVCSNTKMSRLDAMLERHGLRQFFGASVFSAKDLGEGRSKPKPDIFLFGAKKMGVEPVHTVVVEDSIHGVQAARSAGMRVVGFTGGTHTFPGHAANLIEAGAHTIVSHMRDLSAAVSEIATYEPG
- a CDS encoding SDR family oxidoreductase, yielding MVRKARNVWIRRQKDTRDRGQWRHRYGNRWTSEDDIASAIVFLLGSSAAMITGVSLPIDGGFTTG
- a CDS encoding membrane dipeptidase, whose amino-acid sequence is MNRVGEDRVALGSDFDGTTVPSQIKDVSGVPHLFEALWVEPDLVGERYRNSLLKTGLGCLGSLGSDASCFVSAEILGA
- a CDS encoding nucleotidyltransferase family protein, giving the protein MNEQFLRLQGVVLNSPLLPVLLDDWEKVALPDSWLVTGAIAQTVWNHRVGLPLPHGINDVDIVYFDANDLSEDAEAEHAARIRNAFSELGVWIDVKNEARVHLWYETKFGYPIKPYLSTVDAIATFPTTATAVGLRPSNGRLEFCAPFGLSDLLDGIVRPNKSQVRQEIYEQKVNRWIKIWPKLRVAPWAEEEE
- a CDS encoding pyridoxine 5'-phosphate synthase; the encoded protein is MATALSVNLNAIAFLRNRRDLPWPSVEGIGRIALEAGAQGLTVHPRPDQRHIRLSDLPVLRELIDKFADTEFNIEGYPTREFLDLCIDARADQVTLVPDDPSQATSDHGWDVRRHKAFLAETTAELKRYGIRVSLFADGDGDQEAMEVVRDIGADRIELYTGPYGGCFDDPKRASSILELLGRTADAARAMGLDVNAGHDLTVANLLNLIGRIPNLAEVSIGHDLTADALIHGMAETVRRFRRACGQEL